The genomic stretch CGAGCTTCGGGGGCGTCTGGCCCGCCGATGCATCGTTCTTCTGGCAGGCAGCGAGGCCTGCGAGCAGCGCGGCGGCGAAGATCGTCGAGCGGATCAGCGGATGACGTGAAAGTGGTTTCATGCTGGTCATTGAGCCGCATCGAGCGGCTTCGTCTTGCGAAAACGCCTCAATGATACGCTGTTGCGCGTCCTGGGCGCCTCCGTGTGCGACGCATCGCGCGACGGGAACACCTTCGCCATACTGTCAACGATGCTGGGGTAGACTTCCGACGTTCGACGTATTCCCTCAACCAGTGGAGGCATGCGATGGCAGCAAAGAAGATTCTGTTCCTGACGGGCGACTTCGCCGAGGATTACGAAACGATGGTGCCGTTTCAGGCGCTGCAGGCAGTCGGCCATGCCGTCGACGCCGTCTGTCCCGGCAAGCGCGCGGGCGAGCGCGTGAAAACGGCAATCCACGATTTCGAGGGCGACCAGACGTACACCGAAAAGCCCGGTCACCTGTTCGCGCTGAACGCGACGTTCGACGAGATCGATCCTTCGCGATACGACGCGCTTGCGATCGCTGGCGGCCGCGCGCCCGAGTATCTGCGGCTCAATCCGAAGGTGATCGACGTCGTGCGTCAGTTCGCCGAAAGCAACAAGCCGATCGCGGCGATCTGTCACGCCGCGCAGTTGCTCGCCGCCGCCGACGTGATTCGCGGCAAACGCATTGCTGCCTATCCGGCCTGTGCCCCTGAAGTGAAGCTCGCGGGCGCCGACTACGCTGACATTGCCGTCGACGCCGCGATCACCGACGCGAACTTCGTCACCGCGCCCGCCTGGCCTGCCCATCCCGAATGGCTGCGCCAGTTCTTCGTCCTGCTGGGCACGCGCATCGAGTTGTGACGCATCCGAAGGACCGGCCGATGTCCGGCCCGTCACGTCGTGCAGTTTGAGACTTTTCCGATTTCACCGATGCATAGGGCCTTCTAAAGTCGCGCGTTGACTTCAGGAGGCTCTACCATGAATCTGACCAACTGGGTGATCATTCTCGCCGTCGCGCTGATTTCGCTGACATTCTTTTGCTCGCGCGCCCCGGCCAGCTGGTCAATCGATAATCGCGCGCGGCGCTTCACGGGCACGCGCCTGCTCGCGCAAGCCGTCCTGTCGTTCTGGAGCGCACTGCTGATCGTCGTGCGCGGCCTGTTTGCGCTCGATGCACGCACGATTCACATCGCGCCCGCGATCATCTTCGCCGGCGCTCTGGTTCTCATCGCCGCAAGCTGTTACTGGTCGATCCG from Paraburkholderia phymatum STM815 encodes the following:
- a CDS encoding DJ-1/PfpI family protein — encoded protein: MAAKKILFLTGDFAEDYETMVPFQALQAVGHAVDAVCPGKRAGERVKTAIHDFEGDQTYTEKPGHLFALNATFDEIDPSRYDALAIAGGRAPEYLRLNPKVIDVVRQFAESNKPIAAICHAAQLLAAADVIRGKRIAAYPACAPEVKLAGADYADIAVDAAITDANFVTAPAWPAHPEWLRQFFVLLGTRIEL